The proteins below come from a single Candidatus Cetobacterium colombiensis genomic window:
- a CDS encoding GNAT family N-acetyltransferase, translating into MIKEIKINDEKILEKLSVIEEKIFPESFYSYETLKNMSLDKNYKILIFDEDIKGYLILHDSYDIYEIMKIAVKQEYRNQKIGKKLLYYYIENFDKNLFLEVRENNQIARKFYENLGFLQVGKRKNYYNNGENAILMLLEKN; encoded by the coding sequence ATGATTAAAGAAATTAAAATAAATGATGAAAAAATATTAGAAAAATTATCGGTGATAGAAGAAAAAATTTTTCCAGAAAGTTTTTATTCGTACGAAACTTTAAAAAACATGTCTTTAGATAAAAATTATAAAATTTTAATTTTTGATGAAGATATAAAAGGTTATTTAATTCTACATGATTCTTATGATATTTATGAGATAATGAAAATTGCAGTTAAACAAGAATATAGAAATCAAAAAATAGGGAAAAAATTATTATATTATTATATTGAAAATTTTGACAAAAATTTATTTTTAGAAGTTAGAGAAAACAATCAAATTGCAAGAAAATTTTATGAAAATTTAGGATTTTTACAAGTAGGAAAAAGAAAAAATTATTATAATAATGGAGAAAATGCAATTTTAATGTTACTAGAAAAAAATTAA
- the lepB gene encoding signal peptidase I encodes MSREHIVFNTIFYVILTAFFIYIFVREKKIVAKIDEKRTIFENYLVNKFNLNGKTSEKILRKIIKLVESLGSALILVLIIQKFYIGNFLVPTGSMIPTIIPKDRLFGNMVIYNFKAPEREDIIVFKEPIEDKVLYTKRLMGLPGEKVQIKYDRLFVNGKKISDREYTPLGELSYNEWTVPKKGDVITIVPGQNYNEAFQRDNIDIEKVQSLLKENGAYVSQLLPDVKFLVNGIPTGMILDFIHDQDILNKLLKGETVTKTLDEDYYLALGDNTNGSYDSRMWGFVKDSRIKGKALVRFWPLNRIGLLN; translated from the coding sequence AAAAATTGTTGCTAAAATAGATGAAAAAAGAACAATATTTGAAAATTATTTAGTTAATAAGTTTAATTTAAATGGAAAAACTTCAGAAAAAATCTTAAGAAAAATAATAAAATTAGTTGAAAGTCTAGGAAGTGCATTAATATTAGTTTTAATTATTCAAAAATTTTATATAGGAAATTTTTTAGTGCCAACAGGATCAATGATTCCTACAATAATTCCAAAAGACAGATTATTTGGAAATATGGTTATTTATAATTTTAAGGCTCCTGAAAGAGAAGACATAATAGTTTTTAAAGAGCCAATTGAGGATAAAGTTTTATACACAAAAAGATTGATGGGATTACCTGGAGAAAAAGTTCAAATAAAATATGATAGATTATTTGTAAATGGGAAAAAAATATCTGATAGAGAATATACACCGTTAGGTGAGTTAAGTTATAATGAGTGGACAGTTCCTAAAAAAGGTGATGTAATAACAATTGTGCCAGGACAAAATTATAATGAAGCATTTCAAAGAGATAATATAGATATAGAAAAAGTTCAAAGTTTATTAAAAGAGAACGGAGCATATGTTTCTCAATTATTACCAGATGTAAAATTTTTAGTAAATGGTATTCCAACTGGAATGATTCTTGATTTTATACATGATCAAGATATCTTAAATAAACTTTTAAAAGGAGAAACAGTTACAAAGACTTTAGATGAAGATTATTATTTAGCTTTAGGTGATAATACAAATGGAAGTTACGATTCAAGAATGTGGGGATTTGTAAAAGATAGTAGAATAAAAGGAAAAGCTCTTGTTAGATTTTGGCCATTAAATAGAATAGGACTATTAAATTAA